The BD1-7 clade bacterium region ACAGTTCCGCGCAATGCTCCTACGACGTTTAACTTCGCTCTCTGGAAAGACACCATCTTTCACGACGGTCGTATAGAAAAACTGGCTAACGGTGACATCCGCACGCCGGATGTTGGCCTCGGCGAGGCAGACAACCTAGCCCCGAATTTGGTGCACGCACAGGCACGCTTCCCGGTAACCTCACCGGAAGAAATGGCCGCAGCAGCGTTTGAAGGCAACAGCAACGAAGATATCCGCAGTTCACTTGCACAACGCCTGGCAGAGAATCCGCAATGGCAAATCGAATTCGATAACGTATTTGGCGCCAATACAAACATTACCTATACCCACGTTGCCGATGCTATCGCCCACTACGAAGCATCCCAACACTTTGTCGATACCCCTTGGAAGGCCTTTGTTGAAGGCAACGACAACGCCATCAGCAAACAAGCCAAAGAAGGTGCAATGTTGTTCTTCAAGCACCCCAGCCAAGGTGGTGCGGGCTGCGCGAGCTGTCACAGTGGCGATTTCTTCACCGATGAAAAATTCCACGCATTAGCCATGCCTCAAATCGGCCGTGGCAAAGGTAACGGCGACAACGAGGCTGACGATTTCGGTCGGATGCGTGAAACGAATCTGATGGACGACAAATACCGCTTCCGCACACCAACGTTATTGAACGTATCAGAAACCGGGCCATACGGGCATGTCGGTAGCTACGATAGCCTCGAAGCAACGGTTCGCCACCATTTAAATCCGCAAGATGCACTGGCAGGCTACGACTTCACACTGGCCAGCATGGCACAGCCTGATATGCAGTCGCAGCACGCTGAAACGAACACCATGGCGGCGATGGCTGTCGTCGAGGCGCGTCAGAACGCTGATACCAGCCTACTGAGAAACGTTGCACTTAATAATGCACAGGTTGATCAAGTGATGGCATTCCTGCACACGTTAACTGACCCTTGTGTCCAAGATAAAAGCTGCATGAACCGTTGGATTCCGGCAACCAACAGTGCGCTGAATTTGCTGGATGCGCAGTTCCAGTAACGCTTGATTGCAGAAGCTCTCAGGAACCAACCCATCAGGCGCTGGCATACCGCTTGCGCCTGATACTCCCCCGCTCTTCAAACATGCATAAAGGGAACCTCTAAAAACTATCTTGCTTGCGCTGGCATCGTTAAAATTCAATTCAAGTCGGTCATTTATTGCACATAAACTCCCGTTTTTCATCGATTTTTGCCTCGTCAGCCCTGCGCCGCCGACGTTTTTAGAGGTTCCCTAAAGTCGCATTTTATGGGTAACAAACGCCCATGCACAAAATGCCACCTGTGGGCATTTTATCCCTATCCATCCCCTTGCCGTGCACAAAATACCAGCCGTATACTCCGGCGCATTATCACCGGACACACCGCACGTGAAGGAATACACTATGCGAAACCGCCAAATATTGGCACTGACCTGCTTTGGCCTTGTGCTCGCCGGCGCCGAGAATATTCGCGCTGAATCCATTAATGATGTCGAATTACGCAACCTGGCCAAATACTACGGCACAGGTGTTTCCCAACAACCGCGTACTGAACCGATTCCACCACCCACAGCCCCGAAAGCCGAGCTCGGCAAAAAACTGTTTTTCAGTAAAGACTTGGGTGGCGACAAAGATACCGCCTGTGTCTCCTGCCATCATCCACTGCTCGGCGGCGGCGATCACCTGTCACTGCCGATAGGCTCACAAGCAACTATTCCGGATTTACTAGGCCCCGGGCGCACTCACAGCGCAACCAGAGCCCGCGCCGCAGGCATGCTTTACGATGGCGGCCCAACCGTACCGCGCGTTGCCCCAACAACCTTTAATGCGGCATTGTGGCAGCAAGTGATGTTCTTAGATGGCCGCGTCGAAGCACTGCCTGATGGCGGTGTCCGCACCCCAGA contains the following coding sequences:
- the ccp_2 gene encoding Cytochrome c551 peroxidase → MKYSHLLAATCASLLLSACDNDDNDTSDFDNRALRTMVTTLGMDGDPSDQIQIKPAPQITDAKAQLGMKLFFSKDLSGDEDTACVSCHHPHLGGGDDLSLPIGVHANIPDLLGPGRVHSETKADAAGMHYDGGPTVPRNAPTTFNFALWKDTIFHDGRIEKLANGDIRTPDVGLGEADNLAPNLVHAQARFPVTSPEEMAAAAFEGNSNEDIRSSLAQRLAENPQWQIEFDNVFGANTNITYTHVADAIAHYEASQHFVDTPWKAFVEGNDNAISKQAKEGAMLFFKHPSQGGAGCASCHSGDFFTDEKFHALAMPQIGRGKGNGDNEADDFGRMRETNLMDDKYRFRTPTLLNVSETGPYGHVGSYDSLEATVRHHLNPQDALAGYDFTLASMAQPDMQSQHAETNTMAAMAVVEARQNADTSLLRNVALNNAQVDQVMAFLHTLTDPCVQDKSCMNRWIPATNSALNLLDAQFQ